The following are from one region of the Etheostoma spectabile isolate EspeVRDwgs_2016 chromosome 17, UIUC_Espe_1.0, whole genome shotgun sequence genome:
- the si:ch211-130h14.4 gene encoding uncharacterized protein si:ch211-130h14.4 isoform X1 — protein MHDSGPDPDQETKAWRQAQLEQRHLEAYRNLHRIRDALSLRYAALLKDKVQSQRLVLQQRDETARAKSENGTKKKQKKLAFSKLQHNDSYLKSLPKTSYYLIFDLQKQLAERGHLKTHHDLEDFYRCITYNRHPSQLHKSLEDVRKKMLESRPAEDSMTQYEISEKHPCTAEEREHEDHSRWRLPTLLLEHGSGSAELNFGGSQEKDEIEQMFPKMKAPTFATLQPNFMKNFQSKMPDLIFPEIPEKSKKAEIYLRRLRQMHDLCLTNMVSSQRLLDRETDSLCWQEERGNQDLMLPGIDSKQGKTSQTNQPPRCSLKLPRRVRNDRPSHPQQLVRVTSASHRDLETLVWDAAACRPYRPWVQAMEKLYRGHKSLKLYHLFTGNMCSYYCICYL, from the exons ATGCATGACAGCGGTCCAGACCCGGACCAAGAGACCAAGGCCTGGCGTCAGGCTCAGCTCGAGCAG CGCCATCTAGAGGCCTATAGGAACCTGCACCGTATCCGAGATGCTCTCAGTCTCCGCTATGCTGCCCTGCTCAAAGACAAGGTCCAATCACAAAGACTAGTGCTGCAGCAGAGAGATGAGACAGCCCGAGCAAAGTCAGAGAATGGAACCAAGAAG AAACAAAAGAAGTTGGCCTTCTCCAAGCTGCAGCACAATGACTCATACCTGAAGTCCCTCCCTAAAACCAGCTATTACCTG ATTTTTGACCTCCAGAAGCAGTTAGCTGAACGTGGACATCTAAAGACCCATCACGATTTGGAGGACTTTTATAGGTGCATCACATATAACCGTCACCCATCACAGCTCCATAAAAGTCTGGAGGATGTCAGGAAAAAGA TGCTGGAGAGCAGACCTGCAGAGGATTCAATGACTCAATATGAAATCTCAGAAAAACATCCCTGCACTGCTGAAGAGAGAGAACATGAGGACCACTCCAGGTGGAGACTGCCTACACT gttATTAGAGCATGGCTCTGGTTCGGCAGAGCTAAATTTCGGTGGAAGCCAGGAGAAGGATGAAATTGAGCAAATGTTTCCCAAG ATGAAAGCTCCCACATTTGCAACCCTACAGCCTAACTTTATGAAGAACTTCCAGAGCAAGATGCCTGATTTG ATTTTCCCTGAGATTCCCGAGAAGAGCAAGAAAGCAGAGATTTACTTGAGACGGCTGAGACAAATGCATGATCTTTGTTTAACCAACATGGTTTCGTCCCAAAG ACTGTTGGACAGGGAGACAGACTCACTGTGCTGGCAGGAGGAGCGAGGCAACCAAGACTTG ATGCTTCCAGGCATTGACTCCAAACAAGGGAAGACAAGCCAAACCAACCAGCCGCCTCGCTGCTCTCTGAAACTGCCAAGACGTGTCCGGAATGACCGACCTTCACATCCCCAGCAGCTGGTCAGAGTGACTTCAGCCAG CCACCGAGATCTTGAGACTCTGGTTTGGGACGCAGCAGCGTGCCGCC CTTATAGACCGTGGGTTCAAGCTATGGAGAAACTATACAGAGGACACAAATCACTGAAGTTATACCATCTGTTTACAGGGAATATGTGCAGTTATTATTGTATCTGTTATCTGTAA
- the si:ch211-130h14.4 gene encoding uncharacterized protein si:ch211-130h14.4 isoform X3: MHDSGPDPDQETKAWRQAQLEQRHLEAYRNLHRIRDALSLRYAALLKDKVQSQRLVLQQRDETARAKSENGTKKKQKKLAFSKLQHNDSYLKSLPKTSYYLIFDLQKQLAERGHLKTHHDLEDFYRCITYNRHPSQLHKSLEDVRKKMLESRPAEDSMTQYEISEKHPCTAEEREHEDHSRLLEHGSGSAELNFGGSQEKDEIEQMFPKMKAPTFATLQPNFMKNFQSKMPDLIFPEIPEKSKKAEIYLRRLRQMHDLCLTNMVSSQRLLDRETDSLCWQEERGNQDLMLPGIDSKQGKTSQTNQPPRCSLKLPRRVRNDRPSHPQQLVRVTSASHRDLETLVWDAAACRPYRPWVQAMEKLYRGHKSLKLYHLFTGNMCSYYCICYL, encoded by the exons ATGCATGACAGCGGTCCAGACCCGGACCAAGAGACCAAGGCCTGGCGTCAGGCTCAGCTCGAGCAG CGCCATCTAGAGGCCTATAGGAACCTGCACCGTATCCGAGATGCTCTCAGTCTCCGCTATGCTGCCCTGCTCAAAGACAAGGTCCAATCACAAAGACTAGTGCTGCAGCAGAGAGATGAGACAGCCCGAGCAAAGTCAGAGAATGGAACCAAGAAG AAACAAAAGAAGTTGGCCTTCTCCAAGCTGCAGCACAATGACTCATACCTGAAGTCCCTCCCTAAAACCAGCTATTACCTG ATTTTTGACCTCCAGAAGCAGTTAGCTGAACGTGGACATCTAAAGACCCATCACGATTTGGAGGACTTTTATAGGTGCATCACATATAACCGTCACCCATCACAGCTCCATAAAAGTCTGGAGGATGTCAGGAAAAAGA TGCTGGAGAGCAGACCTGCAGAGGATTCAATGACTCAATATGAAATCTCAGAAAAACATCCCTGCACTGCTGAAGAGAGAGAACATGAGGACCACTCCAG gttATTAGAGCATGGCTCTGGTTCGGCAGAGCTAAATTTCGGTGGAAGCCAGGAGAAGGATGAAATTGAGCAAATGTTTCCCAAG ATGAAAGCTCCCACATTTGCAACCCTACAGCCTAACTTTATGAAGAACTTCCAGAGCAAGATGCCTGATTTG ATTTTCCCTGAGATTCCCGAGAAGAGCAAGAAAGCAGAGATTTACTTGAGACGGCTGAGACAAATGCATGATCTTTGTTTAACCAACATGGTTTCGTCCCAAAG ACTGTTGGACAGGGAGACAGACTCACTGTGCTGGCAGGAGGAGCGAGGCAACCAAGACTTG ATGCTTCCAGGCATTGACTCCAAACAAGGGAAGACAAGCCAAACCAACCAGCCGCCTCGCTGCTCTCTGAAACTGCCAAGACGTGTCCGGAATGACCGACCTTCACATCCCCAGCAGCTGGTCAGAGTGACTTCAGCCAG CCACCGAGATCTTGAGACTCTGGTTTGGGACGCAGCAGCGTGCCGCC CTTATAGACCGTGGGTTCAAGCTATGGAGAAACTATACAGAGGACACAAATCACTGAAGTTATACCATCTGTTTACAGGGAATATGTGCAGTTATTATTGTATCTGTTATCTGTAA
- the si:ch211-130h14.4 gene encoding uncharacterized protein si:ch211-130h14.4 isoform X2, whose amino-acid sequence MHDSGPDPDQETKAWRQAQLEQRHLEAYRNLHRIRDALSLRYAALLKDKVQSQRLVLQQRDETARAKSENGTKKKQKKLAFSKLQHNDSYLKSLPKTSYYLIFDLQKQLAERGHLKTHHDLEDFYRCITYNRHPSQLHKSLEDVRKKMLESRPAEDSMTQYEISEKHPCTAEEREHEDHSRWRLPTLLLEHGSGSAELNFGGSQEKDEIEQMFPKMKAPTFATLQPNFMKNFQSKMPDLIFPEIPEKSKKAEIYLRRLRQMHDLCLTNMVSSQRLLDRETDSLCWQEERGNQDLMLPGIDSKQGKTSQTNQPPRCSLKLPRRVRNDRPSHPQQLVRVTSASHRDLETLVWDAAACRRKTPDPLSIEDVCQQKHVELIDRGFKLWRNYTEDTNH is encoded by the exons ATGCATGACAGCGGTCCAGACCCGGACCAAGAGACCAAGGCCTGGCGTCAGGCTCAGCTCGAGCAG CGCCATCTAGAGGCCTATAGGAACCTGCACCGTATCCGAGATGCTCTCAGTCTCCGCTATGCTGCCCTGCTCAAAGACAAGGTCCAATCACAAAGACTAGTGCTGCAGCAGAGAGATGAGACAGCCCGAGCAAAGTCAGAGAATGGAACCAAGAAG AAACAAAAGAAGTTGGCCTTCTCCAAGCTGCAGCACAATGACTCATACCTGAAGTCCCTCCCTAAAACCAGCTATTACCTG ATTTTTGACCTCCAGAAGCAGTTAGCTGAACGTGGACATCTAAAGACCCATCACGATTTGGAGGACTTTTATAGGTGCATCACATATAACCGTCACCCATCACAGCTCCATAAAAGTCTGGAGGATGTCAGGAAAAAGA TGCTGGAGAGCAGACCTGCAGAGGATTCAATGACTCAATATGAAATCTCAGAAAAACATCCCTGCACTGCTGAAGAGAGAGAACATGAGGACCACTCCAGGTGGAGACTGCCTACACT gttATTAGAGCATGGCTCTGGTTCGGCAGAGCTAAATTTCGGTGGAAGCCAGGAGAAGGATGAAATTGAGCAAATGTTTCCCAAG ATGAAAGCTCCCACATTTGCAACCCTACAGCCTAACTTTATGAAGAACTTCCAGAGCAAGATGCCTGATTTG ATTTTCCCTGAGATTCCCGAGAAGAGCAAGAAAGCAGAGATTTACTTGAGACGGCTGAGACAAATGCATGATCTTTGTTTAACCAACATGGTTTCGTCCCAAAG ACTGTTGGACAGGGAGACAGACTCACTGTGCTGGCAGGAGGAGCGAGGCAACCAAGACTTG ATGCTTCCAGGCATTGACTCCAAACAAGGGAAGACAAGCCAAACCAACCAGCCGCCTCGCTGCTCTCTGAAACTGCCAAGACGTGTCCGGAATGACCGACCTTCACATCCCCAGCAGCTGGTCAGAGTGACTTCAGCCAG CCACCGAGATCTTGAGACTCTGGTTTGGGACGCAGCAGCGTGCCGCCGTAAGACACCTGATCCCTTATCCATTGAAGATGTGTGTCAACAAAAGCATGTAGAG CTTATAGACCGTGGGTTCAAGCTATGGAGAAACTATACAGAGGACACAAATCACTGA
- the tbxtb gene encoding T-box transcription factor T isoform X2 yields MAAGECPGKASQNRMDHLLSAVDSELQAGSEKGDPTEKELKVSLDENELWQKFKELTNEMIVTKNGRRMFPVLKVNVSGLDPNAMYSFLLDFASADNHRWKYVNGEWVPGGKPEPQTPSCVYIHPDSPNFGAHWMKAPVSFSKVKLTNKLNGGGQIMLNSLHKYEPRIHIVRVGGPRRMITSHSFPETQFIAVTAYQNEEITSLKIKHNPFAKAFLDAKERSDHKDIREDVNESQQSTYSHCGWFIPGTGSLCPPATPHSQFGSPISLSPSHGCERYSNLRNHRSAPYTSPYAHRTNSPIGYSDNSSACLSMLSSHDNWSSLQMPTHSSMMPMAHNSTSGTNSSQYTSLWSVSNPPLTPVSQNGGINNSLSSQFLRGSSSHYPSLSHSVAVPSSGSPMYDNSTATEMHDASQYDISPHGRLPSAWTPVTPPSL; encoded by the exons ATGGCCGCTGGCGAGTGTCCCGGGAAGGCCAGTCAGAACCGGATGGACCACCTCCTCAGTGCCGTGGACAGTGAGCTGCAGGCCGGCAGCGAGAAGGGCGACCCCACGGAGAAGGAGCTGAAAGTGTCCCTGGATGAGAACGAGCTTTGGCAGAAATTTAAGGAGCTTACAAATGAAATGATAGTTACAAAGAATGGCAG gCGCATGTTTCCGGTGCTGAAAGTGAACGTGTCTGGATTGGACCCGAACGccatgtattcctttttgctggaCTTCGCATCTGCGGACAACCACAGGTGGAAATACGTGAACGGGGAGTGGGTCCCAGGTGGCAAACCTGAGCCTCAGACTCCCAGCTGTGTGTACATTCACCCGGACTCTCCAAACTTCGGGGCGCACTGGATGAAAGCGCCCGTCTCCTTCAGTAAAGTCAAACTCACCAATAAACTAAACGGAGGAGGTCAG ataaTGTTAAATTCCTTACACAAATACGAGCCTCGCATCCATATCGTGCGGGTTGGAGGCCCAAGGAGGATGATCACCAGCCACTCTTTCCCAGAGACTCAGTTCATTGCAGTAACGGCATACCAAAACGAAGAG ATAACTTctcttaaaataaaacacaacccTTTTGCCAAGGCCTTTCTAGATGCAAAAGAGAG AAGTGATCACAAAGACATAAGAGAAGATGTCAATGAAAGTCAGCAGTCGACTTACTCTCATT GTGGTTGGTTTATTCCAGGCACAGGCTCTCTCTGCCCTCCTGCCACTCCTCACAGCCAGTTTGGGAGTCCCATCTCCCTCTCGCCGTCCCACGGCTGTGAGCGCTACTCCAACCTGAGGAACCACCGCTCTGCCCCCTACACCAGTCCGTACGCCCATCGCACCAACTCACCCA tcgGTTACTCCGATAACTCGTCAGCCTGCCTGTCAATGCTATCGAGCCATGATAACTGGTCCAGTCTTCAGATGCCAACACACTCCAGCATGATGCCCATGGCCCACAATTCCACCTCTGGTACCAACTCTAG TCAGTACACCAGCCTGTGGTCTGTGAGTAACCCACCCCTGACTCCCGTGTCCCAGAATGGGGGGATAAACAACAGCCTGAGCTCCCAGTTCCTTCGGGGGTCCAGCAGCCACTACCCCAGCCTGTCTCACTCCGTTGCAGTGccctcctctggctctcccatGTACGACAACAGCACAGCCACAGAAATGCATGACGCATCTCAGTACGACATCTCTCCACACGGACGACTGCCTTCAGCCTGGACTCCTGTGACACCTCCATCCCTCTGA
- the tbxtb gene encoding T-box transcription factor T isoform X1 — protein sequence MAAGECPGKASQNRMDHLLSAVDSELQAGSEKGDPTEKELKVSLDENELWQKFKELTNEMIVTKNGRRMFPVLKVNVSGLDPNAMYSFLLDFASADNHRWKYVNGEWVPGGKPEPQTPSCVYIHPDSPNFGAHWMKAPVSFSKVKLTNKLNGGGQIMLNSLHKYEPRIHIVRVGGPRRMITSHSFPETQFIAVTAYQNEEITSLKIKHNPFAKAFLDAKERSDHKDIREDVNESQQSTYSHLGGWFIPGTGSLCPPATPHSQFGSPISLSPSHGCERYSNLRNHRSAPYTSPYAHRTNSPIGYSDNSSACLSMLSSHDNWSSLQMPTHSSMMPMAHNSTSGTNSSQYTSLWSVSNPPLTPVSQNGGINNSLSSQFLRGSSSHYPSLSHSVAVPSSGSPMYDNSTATEMHDASQYDISPHGRLPSAWTPVTPPSL from the exons ATGGCCGCTGGCGAGTGTCCCGGGAAGGCCAGTCAGAACCGGATGGACCACCTCCTCAGTGCCGTGGACAGTGAGCTGCAGGCCGGCAGCGAGAAGGGCGACCCCACGGAGAAGGAGCTGAAAGTGTCCCTGGATGAGAACGAGCTTTGGCAGAAATTTAAGGAGCTTACAAATGAAATGATAGTTACAAAGAATGGCAG gCGCATGTTTCCGGTGCTGAAAGTGAACGTGTCTGGATTGGACCCGAACGccatgtattcctttttgctggaCTTCGCATCTGCGGACAACCACAGGTGGAAATACGTGAACGGGGAGTGGGTCCCAGGTGGCAAACCTGAGCCTCAGACTCCCAGCTGTGTGTACATTCACCCGGACTCTCCAAACTTCGGGGCGCACTGGATGAAAGCGCCCGTCTCCTTCAGTAAAGTCAAACTCACCAATAAACTAAACGGAGGAGGTCAG ataaTGTTAAATTCCTTACACAAATACGAGCCTCGCATCCATATCGTGCGGGTTGGAGGCCCAAGGAGGATGATCACCAGCCACTCTTTCCCAGAGACTCAGTTCATTGCAGTAACGGCATACCAAAACGAAGAG ATAACTTctcttaaaataaaacacaacccTTTTGCCAAGGCCTTTCTAGATGCAAAAGAGAG AAGTGATCACAAAGACATAAGAGAAGATGTCAATGAAAGTCAGCAGTCGACTTACTCTCATT TAGGTGGTTGGTTTATTCCAGGCACAGGCTCTCTCTGCCCTCCTGCCACTCCTCACAGCCAGTTTGGGAGTCCCATCTCCCTCTCGCCGTCCCACGGCTGTGAGCGCTACTCCAACCTGAGGAACCACCGCTCTGCCCCCTACACCAGTCCGTACGCCCATCGCACCAACTCACCCA tcgGTTACTCCGATAACTCGTCAGCCTGCCTGTCAATGCTATCGAGCCATGATAACTGGTCCAGTCTTCAGATGCCAACACACTCCAGCATGATGCCCATGGCCCACAATTCCACCTCTGGTACCAACTCTAG TCAGTACACCAGCCTGTGGTCTGTGAGTAACCCACCCCTGACTCCCGTGTCCCAGAATGGGGGGATAAACAACAGCCTGAGCTCCCAGTTCCTTCGGGGGTCCAGCAGCCACTACCCCAGCCTGTCTCACTCCGTTGCAGTGccctcctctggctctcccatGTACGACAACAGCACAGCCACAGAAATGCATGACGCATCTCAGTACGACATCTCTCCACACGGACGACTGCCTTCAGCCTGGACTCCTGTGACACCTCCATCCCTCTGA